The sequence GCCGCCGTGTGGGCCGGGTCGGTCGAGCTGTGGCGGGCGGGCGGCGCCGGCGCGCTCGGGTTCGCCGTCGCCCGGCCGGACCGCCACGACCAGGCGACCGGCGCCGTCTGGCACCACGAGGTGCCCGGGCGCCCGGTCGAGCCGCTCGTGCTCGGGCCCGGCGCACCCGCGGTCGCCCACCGCCTGGGCGAGGCCCTCGGCCGCCTCGGCCGGGCGCCGGTCGCCCCCGTCGCCCGTGCCGGCCGGGCCGACCAGCTGGCGAGGACGGGCCGGGCCGTCGAGCGGGCGGCCCGGGCCCTGCCCCCGCTGGCCGGCGAGCTGCGGGCCCGCCTCGCCGCGCTGGCCGCGGCCGCCGGCGCCCTGCCGCCGGAGCGGTCGGTCCCGGTGCACGGCGCGCCCCACGTCCACCAGTGGCTGCTCGACGGCGACCGCCTGGGGCTCGTCGACTTCGACCGCTTCGCCATGGGCGAGCCCGAGCTCGACCTGGCCACGTTCGTCGCCGAGCTGCGCTCCGAGCGCCGGCTCACGGTGCCGCTGGCCGACCTCGAGGGCGCGCTGTGCGCCGGCTACGAGGCCGCCGGGCGACCGGTCGACCCCGCCGTGCTGGCCTGGTACCGGTCGCACAAGCTGCTGTCGAAGGTGACGCGGGCGGCCTGGGCCGTCCGCCCCGACGGCGACGACCGCGCCGCCCGCCACCTCGCCGCCCTCGACACGCCGGTCGGTCAGCCGAGCACGCGGTAGCGGCCGGAGGCGACGAGGTCGCCGACGGCCTCGACCACCGCGCCGGGCGCCCGGTAGTCGGGGTGGCTGCGCATGAGCGAGGCGAGGTCGTGGAGCCGGTCCATCTCGCCGACGGCGGCGGTGGCCTCGTGGTGCACCGCGAAGGCCGGGCGGGCCCGGTCGACGCGGCCGATGCGGACGGCCGTCGCCACCCGCCGGTCGCACCGGCAGGCCGCGCTCCGCTCGACCAGCCCGCAGTGCTCGGCCACGAACGCCTGGAGGCGGGCCCTGGCCCGGCTGGCCCGCTTGCGGAGGGCGGCCGGCGTGGTGGCGCAGACGTAGGCGGCGTCGGCGCTGCGGAGGCCGAACACGTCGGTCAGCACGTAGGCCAGGCGGTGCTCGCGGTCGAGGCACAGCAGCATCCCGAGCGTGCAGCCGAGCTTCACCTCCTCGGCGAGGAGGCGGTCGCCGGGGCCGTCGCCCTCGGGCTCGGCCAGCCCCTCGTGCAGGTCCTCGGCGAAGCGCCGGAAGTCGAACCGCTCCCGCTCGACCCGGCTCTCCCGCCAGTTCGTCAGGTGGTTGGCCGCCACCCGGTAGGCCCACGTGCGGAAGGCGGCCTCGCCCCGGTAGGAGCCGATGCGGGTGACGATGCGGACCATCGCCTCCTGGGCCGCGTCGGCCGCGTCCTCCGGGTGCCACAGCATCCGCAGCGCCAGCCGGTACACGTCGTCCTGCACGTGGCGGGCGACGGCGGCCAGCGCGTCGCGGTCGCCCGCGCCGGCCGCGAACGCCAGCCGCCGCAGCTCGGCGTCCTCTACAGCGGGCACTCGACCTCCATCAGCGCCCTGAGCGCGACGAGCTCGTGGCCGACGGCCGCGACGAGCTGGTCGAACACCTCGTCGGGCGTGCCCGGCTGCTGGAACTGGGTGAACACGACCTCGCTGCCGTCGCCGTTGGGCACGACCCGCACGTAGGCGACGGCCTCGACGCCGGGGGCGGGGCGCATGTGGAAGTCCACCGTACCGGCGGCCTCGTCCGCCTCGACGGCGACGGGCACGTCCCCCTGGGCGGTGGTGACGACCCACCCGGCCGGTTCCCGGCGGACGGCCTTGGCGAAGCCGATGGCCCAGCGGGGCAGGTGCTCCGGGTCGGCGAGGAAGGCGTGGACGGCCGCCGGCGGGGCGGCGATGCCGACCGTGCTCGTGTCGCTGCGCATGCCTGGTTGGACAGGGCGGCCGGGGCGGTTGTGACCGCGGCTCGGTGGGACCACCAGCGGCGGCGGGGTCGGGGGGCTACCCTCGCCCGGGGGACTGAGGCGGGGGGTCGGTCATGACCGTACGAGCTCGGGTCGTCCACGGACGGCGTCTGGTGGCACTGCTGGCAGCGGCGCTGGCGGTCGCCGGCACCACGGGCGTCGCCGGTGGCGCGGCCGCCGCGCCGGCCACGGTCCAGGTCAGCGTGGACACCGGCGGCGGCGATCCGGACGGCGGCAGCCACTACCCGTCGATCAGCCCGAACGGCCGCCACGTGTCGTTCCAGTCGAGCGCGTCGGACCTCGTGCCCGACGACGGCAACCGCCACTACGACGTGTTCGCCCGTGACCTCGTCACCGGCACCACCCGCCGGGTCAGCGTCGACCTCGCCGGCGGCGACGCCGACGGCCCGAGCGTGCTGTCGTCCATGAGCTGGAGTGGCCGGTACGTGGCGTTCGAGTCGGACGCCTCGGACCTCGTGGCCGGCGACGGCAACGGCCTGGAGGACGTGTTCGTCCGGGACATGGTCGCCGGCGTCACCACCCGGGTCACCGTCGACCTCGCCGGCGGCGACGCCGACGGCGACAGCTACTACCCCTCGATCAGCGCCGACGGCCGCTACGTCGCCTTCGAGTCCGAGGCGACGGACCTCGTGGCCGGCGACGACAACGGCCTCGAGGACGTCTTCGTCCGCGACCTGGCCACCGGCACGACCGTGCGGGCCAGCGTCGACGCGGCCGGCGACGACGCCGACGGCGAGAGCGAGTGGCCCCGCCTCAGCGCCGACGGGCGCCTCGTGGCCTTCCACTCCGAGGCCGGCGACCTCGTGCCCGGCGACGACAACGACCTGCTCGACGTGTACGTCCGCGACCTCGTCGCCGGCACCACCACGCGGGTGAGCGTCGACGGGACCGGCGGCGATCCGAACGGGCTCAGCTACCAGCCGTCCATCAGCGCCGACGGCCGCCACGTCGCCTTCGGCTCCGCGGCCACCGACCTCGTGGCCGGGGGCGACGACGGCCTGCACGAGGACGTCTTCGTGCGGGACCTGGTCGCCGGCGTCACCACCAGGGTGAGCGTCGACGTCGCCGGCGGCGACCCCGACCAGACCAGTCGCAACCCGTCCACCAGCGGCGACGGCCGCTACGTGGCCTTCTACTCGGAGGCCTCGGACCTGGTGGCCGGCGACGGCAACGGCGTCTACGACGTGTTCGTCCGGGACGTCGCCGCCGGCACGACGACCAGGGTCAGCGTCGACCGCTTCGGCGGCGACCCGAGCGGGCTCAGCTCCCGGGCGTCGATCAGCGAGGACGGCCGCCGCGTCGCCTTCCGCTCGCTGGCCTGGGACCTCGTGCCCGGCGGCCCCGACCACCGCTCGGACGTGTTCGTCCGCATCCTCGGCTGATCGCTCCGGGCCGGCCGATGAGCCGGGCCGGCCCGGTCCGTCGGATGCGGTGCGACGACGACGAGAGGACGAGCGCGATGGCGACGATCGGCAGGATCACCCCGTGCCTGTGGTTCGACACCAGGGCCGAGGAGGCGGCGACCTTCTACACCGGCATCTTCGAGGACTCCCGGATCGTCGAGGTGACCCGCTACGGCAAGGTCGGCCCCGGCCCCGAGGGCACGGTGATGACCGTGCGGTTCCAGCTGGCCGGGCACGAGTTCGTCGCCCTGAACGGCGGCCCCGAGTTCACCTTCAGCGAGGCCGTCTCGTTCCAGGTCCGCTGCGACTCCCAGGAGGAGGTCGACCGGTTCTGGTCGCTGCTGTCCGACGGCGGCGTGGAGAGCATGTGCGGGTGGCTGAAGGACCGCTTCGGCCTGTCGTGGCAGATCGTGCCGGCCGCCCTCCTCGACCTCGTCACCGACCCCGACGAGGAGCGCGCCCAGCGGGCCTTCCAGGCCATGCTCGGCATGCGCAAGATCGACATCGCCGAGCTCCACCGCGCCGCCGACGCCGTCTGAGCGCCGGGCCGCCTCCCGGTGTAGACCCGGGACGTGGCGACGATGGCGAGGCTCGTGTTCGGACGGCTCAGGGAGGCGTGGAAGGGCGAGGCGGCGGACTTCACGCCCCTGCTCGCCGAACAGCTCGACGCGATCGGCTCCGTCATCGGCGTCGACCTCGCGTCCGTCGGCGCATCCGAGGTGCCGACCACGGGCGGGCGACGGATCGACGTCGTCGCCCACGACGCCGACGGGTCGGAGTTCGTCATCGAGAACCAGTACGGGACCGCGGACCACGACCACCTCACCCGCGGCCTCGCCTACGCCGTGGCGCGGCGGGCTCGCGGCCTGGTCGTCGTCGCGGAGCAGCACCGCGACGAGTTCCGTGCCGTCGCCCAGTACCTCAACGAGCTCGCCGAGCTCGACCAGGAGCGGGGGATCGCCGTGTGGCTCGTAGAGGCGAGGGCCGTCCGCATCGACGACAGTCCGTGGGCGCCGCTGTTCACCGCCGTCGTGGCGCCGAACAACTTCACCGCGAGGGTCGAGCAGGTGAAGCAGTCGGAGGCCGGCCTGCGCTCGCTCGACGACTTCTGGGCGCAGTTCACGTCGCCGTCCTCGCTCGAGGCGGCGAAGGACGTCCTCGATCGGTGGCTGGACGCCGGCCATCGCAAGCGGCTCGGCCCCAACCACGTCGTGCTCGAGGCCAAGGGCCCGGCGAGGAGCGGCGTTAGGACCGTCGTCGCCGTCTACTCCGACGGGCGGGTGATGGTGCCGTTCGCGTCGTACGCCGGGATGAACAGCGGGATCCCCATCGACCCGCTCGTGACCGGTGAGTTCCGCGCCTACGCCGACGCGCTGTTCGGCTTCACCGGCACCGAGCAGCTGGCGAGGACGACCCCCGGCTGGCTGAGGCCGGAAACGGTCGACCCGCTCGTCCAGTTCTGCCTCGGCGTGGCCGGCGCGTACGCCGCGGCGCTGGAGCGGCAGACCGCGTCGTGACCCGGCCCGGGGCCGTGGACGTGCCGGCCGTGGTGCGGAACAAGGCCGTGCAGGCCGGGGCGTCGGGGTGGCTGGCGGCGCTGCCCGCGCTCGTCGCCGACCTCGCGGCCGAGTGGCGGATCGCCGTCGGGCCGGCGTTCGCCGATGCCACGGAGGCGTTCGTGGCCGAGGCCGTGCTGGCCGACGGCACGCCGGCCGTGCTCAAGCTGCTCGTCCCCCGCGACCACGACGCCGCCGGCCACGAGGCCACCGTCCTGCGCCTCTGCGGGGGCGACGGCTGCGCCCGCCTCCTCCGCGACGACCTCGACCGGGGCGCGCTCCTGCTCGAGCGGCTCGGCCCGTCCCTGCACGACCTCCGCCTCCCGATCCGGGAGCGCCACGAGGTGCTGTGCGCGACCGCGGCGCGCGTCTGGCGGCCGGCGCCCGGCTGCGGCCTGCCGACCGGCGCGGACAAGGCCCGCCGGCTGGCCGCGCAGGTCGCCGTTGCGTGGGACGAGCTGGGCCGCCCGTGCTCGGTCCGGGCCGTCGAGCACGCCGTCGCCTGCGCCGCCCGGCGGGCGGCCGCCCACGACGACGAGCGGGCCGTGCTCGTCCACGGCGACGTCCACCAGTGGAACGCGCTCTCGGCCGGCGGAGGCCGGTTCCGGCTGGTCGACCCGGACGGGCTGCTGGCCGAGGCCGAGTACGACCTCGGCATCGTGATGCGGGAGGACCCCGTCGAGCTCCTCGCCGGCGACCCGCACGAGCGGGCCCGCCGCCTGGCGGCCCGCTGCGGCCTCGACGCCACGGCCGTGTGGGAGTGGGGCGTGGTCGAGCGGGTGTCGAC comes from Acidimicrobiales bacterium and encodes:
- a CDS encoding phosphotransferase; the encoded protein is AAVWAGSVELWRAGGAGALGFAVARPDRHDQATGAVWHHEVPGRPVEPLVLGPGAPAVAHRLGEALGRLGRAPVAPVARAGRADQLARTGRAVERAARALPPLAGELRARLAALAAAAGALPPERSVPVHGAPHVHQWLLDGDRLGLVDFDRFAMGEPELDLATFVAELRSERRLTVPLADLEGALCAGYEAAGRPVDPAVLAWYRSHKLLSKVTRAAWAVRPDGDDRAARHLAALDTPVGQPSTR
- a CDS encoding sigma-70 family RNA polymerase sigma factor, producing MPAVEDAELRRLAFAAGAGDRDALAAVARHVQDDVYRLALRMLWHPEDAADAAQEAMVRIVTRIGSYRGEAAFRTWAYRVAANHLTNWRESRVERERFDFRRFAEDLHEGLAEPEGDGPGDRLLAEEVKLGCTLGMLLCLDREHRLAYVLTDVFGLRSADAAYVCATTPAALRKRASRARARLQAFVAEHCGLVERSAACRCDRRVATAVRIGRVDRARPAFAVHHEATAAVGEMDRLHDLASLMRSHPDYRAPGAVVEAVGDLVASGRYRVLG
- a CDS encoding SRPBCC family protein, with translation MRSDTSTVGIAAPPAAVHAFLADPEHLPRWAIGFAKAVRREPAGWVVTTAQGDVPVAVEADEAAGTVDFHMRPAPGVEAVAYVRVVPNGDGSEVVFTQFQQPGTPDEVFDQLVAAVGHELVALRALMEVECPL
- a CDS encoding VOC family protein yields the protein MATIGRITPCLWFDTRAEEAATFYTGIFEDSRIVEVTRYGKVGPGPEGTVMTVRFQLAGHEFVALNGGPEFTFSEAVSFQVRCDSQEEVDRFWSLLSDGGVESMCGWLKDRFGLSWQIVPAALLDLVTDPDEERAQRAFQAMLGMRKIDIAELHRAADAV
- a CDS encoding aminoglycoside phosphotransferase family protein, producing the protein MTRPGAVDVPAVVRNKAVQAGASGWLAALPALVADLAAEWRIAVGPAFADATEAFVAEAVLADGTPAVLKLLVPRDHDAAGHEATVLRLCGGDGCARLLRDDLDRGALLLERLGPSLHDLRLPIRERHEVLCATAARVWRPAPGCGLPTGADKARRLAAQVAVAWDELGRPCSVRAVEHAVACAARRAAAHDDERAVLVHGDVHQWNALSAGGGRFRLVDPDGLLAEAEYDLGIVMREDPVELLAGDPHERARRLAARCGLDATAVWEWGVVERVSTGLLCTAVDLQPVGREMLAAADHVAATAAR